GGACGGGGCCTCCGGGTCCTGGAGCAACTTCTGGTCGGGCCCGCGGGACCAGTGCGACAGCTACGGCAGGTGCGGCGCGTTCGGCGTCTGCAACGTCGCCGACGCCATGGTCTGCGGCTGCATCGCCGGGTTCGCGccgaggtcggcggcggagtGGTACATGCGGAACACGTCCGGCGGGTGCGCCCGGAGGACGCCGCtccagtgcggcggcggcggcggcgacgggttcTACGTCCTGCGCGGCGTGAAGCTGCCCGACACGCACAGCTCCGCCGTGGACGCCGGCGCCACGCTCCAGGAGTGCGCCCGGCGGTGCCTGGCGGACTGCAACTGCACGGCGTACTCGGCGGCGGacatccgcggcggcggcggcggcggcggcagcgggtgcATCCAGTGGTTCGGCGACCTGGTGGACACGCGGTTCGTCGACGACGGGCAGGATCTCTACGTCAGGCTTGCAAAGTCCGAACTAGGTATGGCTGAATCCTTTGCACTGTTTCAGGATTCGCTAATGACATAGCTGTTTGAAATTCTGATCctgcaaatatttttcttttgagcaATTTCATCTCTGCTTCGTTTTGATGTCATCATGAACCGATGCGTGTTCGACGTGCGAAGAATTGGTTTCCTGATACACAATCACACACTAGAAATCAGTTCTTTGGTAGTTCAAACTAACTAAATCAATTGACTTCTAGCAGAATAGAAGTACAAGTTCTGAATCTGAATTTGGAACTAAGAATTCTTTAAAATTTTAGCTTTTTTTCGAAAAGAgaaattttattgatttcaagcATAATACATCAAGCTGATACATCGTCTTGAAATTTTCTCAACCTCTATCTAAACGACACACAACCTAAAAAGAGTTTGAAATAGATCCTTCCATACTAATGACTGTCAATTCTAAAACTATATCGCCACCCATGTGCCCGGGCAAAAAAAACCTGAAACTATGTTAATCTGTAAGCTTTCCCCAAGGGTGTCGTTATATTTTAGCTTTGTTGGAGGATGACCGGAGCCGGTTGCTTATAGCAACTCTGCCCTATTTTTCCCCGGCAGGTGCTATAGTTTGTTGTCGGTATTGCTACAGTGTAAgcattttgttttcttgtctgaCCATGTAACGTCTGCATACTTAACCTACCTCCAGAAATTCTTGAAAGCTGAAGTCATGGGTAGACTAAGGATATTAAATTGAGCCATTTGATGGTTATTTTGGATTAAGCATAAAGTATAAACCActtcaaatttatcatataaatTCCAAAATATAAATGGGGTCTAATAATTGAAGCTTTGCCAAACAGCCCATATGGCAACTGAAAAAAATATACATAGACTCCAAAAGTACTTGCTTTTCTCCTCCTTAATATGAACGCACAACCCTCCAATGCattctccaagaaaaaaaagttaGCTCGGAACAGGGTTGTGATTTACTAAACTTACCATACTAACCCATGGCAATTTAAAAAATGGGAAATTTGTCAGAGGATGACTTGGACTTCGAAAATCTCGGCTTTACATATGTTGCTAGACGCTATACTTTTTTGTATATTTTATGGAGGATATACATGCAATTAAGTGCCTTTCCGCAAATTAAGATCCAAATTTATCAAAAGACCTTGCATTTTGTCATCCATGTAATACCCACATTTTAGATGTATCCTGTGGCAAACTTTGAAGGCATTCATCAGTCTCCTCCTACGGCAAAAACAACAAAGTCGCAGATTCTTGTTCCAAACTTCaccaaaacaaaattaaatgtTGCAAGAGGTGCTGTTGTTTATGAAATCCCTTGTCGGACTTAGCTTCTCCTCATTTCTATCCTAAGCCAGCAGAACTCTACTAGTATCTAGCAGTTGGTAGTTGATCTACTCACTTACATTATTGCATAATCACGAGTCTGATTCTGGTCGAATGAAAGAGATGGTCATACGGTCAAACATGTATACGTAGGGACAAATTTACCCTTCACATTTTCACAAGTCAAATGGCAGTGAATACGACGTGCATCCTGCACTGCATCCACTCAGTTTCCGCCCATGACATTATTCGATCTCCTCAGGGGAAAAAAATCGAAACCCTGCTAGATCTTTCAGCCGAATTCATGCCCTGAATGATGTTTCCATGCACTGCCATGTGCCAACAAGTCCTTTTCAGTCGCCTACCAGGACGAGAACAAGTCAAGTCATGCCGACAGCGATGCTCCATGCTCGGTCCACTCTCTGATCTCATGCCATCACCACAGAATTATAGTTTCAATAACAAAGCATGAATAGTCTCAGTCCCATCACCCTCAGTCGTCAGTAGTAAGTAGGCTAGTAGCTTGTGCCTAGCTAAAAGAATTTTCTTTTGATTCAACTGCCGATCACTGTCTCACTGATGCTGGACCTGCATACCGTCTCTTCAGAGGCTCCCAAGAACACCCGGACGAAGCTCGCGGCTGTCATCACCCTGGTGATCGCCGGGTTCGTGTTGCTTCTTCTGTCCCTTGCCTTTCTGATCTGGAGAAAGGCGCGGCGCAGCAACAAAGGTCAGTTTTTCGTTTTGCAGGGGTTCATAATTAAGCATCTACCTGACAAAGAACCATTTATATTCCTTTCAAGAGGACAATCTGTTTATTGTGAGTTCCTTAATTCCTTCTCCGTATTTTCAGCTAGTACCATGCTTGATGAAGCAGCTGAGCTTATGAGCGGCGAATGCCCCACGTACCCTCTGGGGATCATTAGAACAGCCACCAACGGGTTCTGCAGAGAAAACATTATCGGCCGAGGCGGATTCGGCGAAGTTTACAAGGTGGTAACTATTGTCAAATAATTCCCAATAATTGAACTATCCCTATATATATAAGCCAAATTACTGACCGAACTGATCAGAAAATACTGAACCGAGTTACTGAATGTCTGAATTACTGAATCACATTTAGTAAAATAGTGTTCAGTAATCGCTCACAGTGGTTATTACTGAACATTTATTCAGCAATTAGTTGGGTGTAGCTACATCTAGCGCGTGGGTAGCACATGGGTATTGTGTTGTGAAGAGTTTTAGTTTGTGTCGATGCGTTGGTGTGACGAATGCATGTCTGGTTGGGTTGTTCAGGGGCAGTTGCCGGACGGGCAACAGGTTGCTGTGAAGAAGCTGTCGGCGGAGAACACGGCGCAGGGCCTGAACGAGTTCATGAACGAGGTGGTCCTGATCGCCAAGCTGCAGCACCGGAACCTGGTCCGCCTCCTCGGCTGCTGCGTCCACTGCTCCGAGAGGATGCTCGTCTACGAGTACATGAGCAACAAGAGCTTGGACGCCTTCATCTTTGGTACTACTAGTTAATTAATTATTAGCATTATACGTGTAGCTAGCTGCAGATCAGATTTCACCGCTGTTACTATTAAATAAACCTGTGTTTGATCCGATCCGGTAATGGGTTTGCATTGGGTTGTTGGAGCAGACgagaggcggcgcgcgtcgctggGCTGGAAGACGAGGCTGGGCATCATCCTGGGCGTCGCCAGGGGCGTCCTCTACCTCCACCGGGACTCGAGGCTCAACATCATCCACCGGGACCTCAAGGCGGCGAACGTGCTCCTCGACGCCGACATGGCCGCCAAGATCTCCGACTTCGGCATCGCCAGGCTCTTCACCGCCAGCGCCGACCGCCAGGAGACCATCACCAGGACGATCAAAGGCACATAGTAAGAAGTGAACGAACGACTGATTAAAAAACCTGCTGCGTTCGTTGTAAGAATCTGCTGACACCATTTTCcatgtccggcggcggcgcagcgggtaCATGGCGCCGGAGTACGCCATGGACGGCACGGTGTCGTTCATGCAGgacgtgtacagcttcggcGTGCTCCTGCTGGAGATCGTCGCCGGCAGGAAGAACAACCAGGGGAGCTTCAATCTCATCGCTCATGTAAGGCATCCGTTTGAGGAAATAAACGGCATGGTTGGAAAATTTCTCTGACGAACTTCTTCGATTCCCTGCAGGCATGGGAGATCTGGGAAGGAGGCCGGAGCCAGGACCTGGTCGACCCGGCGATCCGCGGCGGCTGCACGGCGGGCGAGCTGGGGCAGGCGGCGACGTGCGTCCAGGCCGCGCTGCTCTGCGTGCAGGAGTGCCCGATCCAGCGGCCACCGATGGCGGACGTCATCCCCATGCTGCTGCAGCAgaaggcgccggcgcggccgcagcGGCCCGTGGTGTGCACGCCGACGAGGAcccacccggccgccgccgccgccctcgccgcgcagGCAGAGCTCACCGGCGGCAACGAGCTGACCATCACGAGCCTCGAAGGCCGATAGCGGGGCACAGTATAGCATGGATCGATGCACGCAAGGGGGAGGGGTGGACTGCTTTTGATGATCATGCATTCCTCTTCGATGAAACTAGAGAATGAAGATGTTTGTTCTGAATTATCACTACCGGTCTACCGCTAATGTGTTCCCCTTTCTGAGCTGGTTCCATTTGGATATCAATCTGAAACTTGTTTAATTGAATACCTTTAGATTTTGAATTGAGTTTC
This portion of the Panicum virgatum strain AP13 chromosome 2N, P.virgatum_v5, whole genome shotgun sequence genome encodes:
- the LOC120658092 gene encoding receptor-like serine/threonine-protein kinase SD1-8; protein product: MAMSHLLVLVLALLSASALPSSAASGSTLTRSRALTGDQTLASPGDAFRLGLFPASDRSRWFLGIWFTVSPDTVLWVANRDRALTSPSGVVEVSDQGALVLRDGASSNDTVWSSSTNSTAAAVAAGAVAELRDTGNLVLTDAAGAVLWQSFEHPTNTFLPEMRVGRSLRTGAEWSLSSWRGADDPSPGDFRYVMDARGAPELHVWSRGRKTYRTGPWNGVRFSGIPEMTTFADMFEFRFTATADEVSYMFRNRDGSPMSRVLLNESGVMQRMVWDGASGSWSNFWSGPRDQCDSYGRCGAFGVCNVADAMVCGCIAGFAPRSAAEWYMRNTSGGCARRTPLQCGGGGGDGFYVLRGVKLPDTHSSAVDAGATLQECARRCLADCNCTAYSAADIRGGGGGGGSGCIQWFGDLVDTRFVDDGQDLYVRLAKSELEAPKNTRTKLAAVITLVIAGFVLLLLSLAFLIWRKARRSNKASTMLDEAAELMSGECPTYPLGIIRTATNGFCRENIIGRGGFGEVYKGQLPDGQQVAVKKLSAENTAQGLNEFMNEVVLIAKLQHRNLVRLLGCCVHCSERMLVYEYMSNKSLDAFIFDERRRASLGWKTRLGIILGVARGVLYLHRDSRLNIIHRDLKAANVLLDADMAAKISDFGIARLFTASADRQETITRTIKGTYGYMAPEYAMDGTVSFMQDVYSFGVLLLEIVAGRKNNQGSFNLIAHAWEIWEGGRSQDLVDPAIRGGCTAGELGQAATCVQAALLCVQECPIQRPPMADVIPMLLQQKAPARPQRPVVCTPTRTHPAAAAALAAQAELTGGNELTITSLEGR